The Chaetodon auriga isolate fChaAug3 chromosome 3, fChaAug3.hap1, whole genome shotgun sequence genome has a window encoding:
- the LOC143317981 gene encoding methyltransferase-like protein 27, which produces MSLSTRTIQDVGKVLKSRRECEQEKLTAFYDKWAEDYEKDCNMLDYQGPNLAAALISSNFSGNREAALVLDVACGPGQLPKLMYEMGFRHFVGIDYSQGMLDEAAKTGLYEELKPVKLGAAPLPLQAGTVDVVAMVGALQPNLVPFSVLRELCQVTKPGGLICVTKAQHRTDPQGFTGVVEREFKILEEEGLWHRVDVKTSDQYIRDASLIGKNDKQDLAFTRDSFFSAENGRAKILWDFQIRTDKMVVVGQPGIVLVAKQQKKAVVIDIYQEESLSRREVLGTAKILRRSLNVPGYQSLGLETISTRLNHW; this is translated from the exons ATGTCGCTGTCAACCAGAACTATTCAAGATGTGGGGAAGGTACTGAAGTCTCGCAGAGAATgtgagcaggagaagttgacTGCATTCTATGACAAATGGGCAGAAGACTATGAAAAG GATTGCAACATGTTGGACTACCAAGGACCAAatctggctgcagctttgattTCCTCCAACTTCAGTGGGAATCGAGAGGCAGCCCTGGTTTTGGATGTCGCATGTGGGCCTGGACAGCTACCTAAATTG ATGTATGAAATGGGCTTCAGACACTTTGTTGGGATTGATTACAGTCAAGGAATGCTGGACGAAGCAGCTAAAACTGGTCTCTATGAGGAGCTTAAACCGGTCAAACTTGGAGCTGCACCGCTGCCTCTGCAAGCTG GTACAGTTGATGTGGTGGCCATGGTCGGTGCTCTGCAACCTAATCTTGTACCGTTCAGCGTTTTGAGGGAGTTGTGCCAAGTCACTAAACCAG GTGGCTTGATTTGTGTCACAAAGGCTCAACACAGAACTGATCCTCAAGGCTTCACTGGTGTTGTGGAGAGAGAGTTCAAGATCCTGGAGGAAGAGGGACTGTGGCATCGCGTAGATGTCAAGACTTCTGACCAGTACATTAGAGATGCTAGTCTGATAGGCAAGAATGATAAGCAGGATTTGGCATTTACCCGTG acagttttttttctgccgAGAATGGCCGCGCCAAGATCTTGTGGGACTTCCAGATCCGGACTGACAAGATGGTGGTTGTCGGCCAACCAGGCATCGTGCTGGTAGCCAAACAACAGAAGAAGGCAGTAGTGATAGACATATACCAGGAAGAAAGTCTGTCCAGAAGAGAAGTCCTAGGAACAGCTAAGATACTGCGCAGATCCCTCAACGTACCGGGGTACCAGAGCTTGGGTCTGGAAACAATTAGCACACGGCTAAATCATTGGTAG